AGAGTGCTTAGACTTCAATGGCAATGGCAACCACAGTCTTATAGGGTATAAAAGTAGTAACACACAAAACTTCCAGATTCCTCTTCCCTTCTAGTTTTGGGATAAGAAGATGAGAGATGATTCTTGTTTTGCCAGAAAAGTTGAGAAGTCACTTGCAGAGTTAGAAAAGCTTCATGTGAGTGGCCAAGGAATCAATCTATTATTACCTACAGGAGTTGGACATAAACATGAAGACAAGGTATGTATATCTTTCAACACAATAAGAAGAGCTTTGAAATTACAATCATAATGCCCCATTTTGACAATGTTTTTCAGGCATTGAAGAGTCAGATTTCCGTTGACAAGTTTACTGAAACCGTTCAGCATACATTCCTAGAATACTTGGCATCTGGATTTGAACTGAACTTCATGGTCGCAATTGATTTCACAGGTATGAAGTTAAGTTCACTCTGTGATCTGACAAGGGTCAGAGTTTGGCTTAAGAGTCACTAATCCTTTTGTCTGTCTCTCTCATTAGCTTCAAATGGAAATCCACGCCTCCCAGATTCCTTGCACTACATTGATCCTACAGGAAGATTAAATGCCTACCAGAGAGTATGGACGGACAACTCTCtgcttaactttttttttgcacaAGCAGGTGactctgtgtgtgtgtttgtgatccttctttttttcttattattcaGGCAATAGTTGAAGTTGGAGAAGTGTTGCAGTTCTATGACACTGACAAAAAGTTTCCAGCGTGGGGCTTTGGAGCTCGTCCTATAGACATTCCAGTTTCTCATTGCTTCAACCTCAACGGAAGCAGTACTTACTGCGAGGTCTGGTGATGAACTGATCATGACTCGCGTCATGAACTTAACTTTTGTAACAAaattctaaatgttttttttcctcagGTAGATGGAATTCAAGGTATCATGAATGCCTACAACGGTGCCCTCTTCAACGTTTCTTTTGCAGGGCCTACTCTCTTTGGCCCCGTGATAAATGCTGCTTCAACTATCGCAAGCGAGTCACTCGCTCAAAATTCACGGAGATATTACGTCTTGTTGATAATCACTGTCagttttattatcatttttcttgtgtttctttttttcctatGTAAAACTGAACTTTGTCTGtggtttttaataatataataggATGGAGTAATAACAGATCTGCAAGAAACTAGAGATGCATTGGTCAGTGCATCAGATCTCCCGTTGTCAATCCTCATCGTTGGAGTAGGAGGAGCTGACTACAAAGAAATGGAGGTTGTTCCGTGTACAAAACTTTAAAGACTACCAAGTTTGTGTGCTTTCCCTTAAGATTCTTATGCtagttcttgttgttgttgttgtaggtATTAGATGGAGACAAAGGAGAGAGGTTAGAAAGCTCGAGCGGTCGGGTAGCGTCACGAGATGTAGTCCAGTTCGTTGCATTAAAAGACATACAATGTGAGAGTCTTTGCTTGTGTGTGGTTCTTGATATGTTTAGGCAAAGCAGTTTTTAGTTGACCAAtgtgttgtgttgtgtgtgtgagtgcagatggagagGTGTCAGTGGTAGAAGCGCTTCTAGCGGAATTGCCTTCACAGTTTTTGGCTTACATGAAAAACCGTAACATCactcccaccaccaccactactACCTCTGCTTCTTGATTTGCATTCTCTTCTGTACATACACAGCTCTAAAACGCTGTCGtttttaatattctttattTGTCTGGAATTTTTCCGTTTTCCAGTATGCCAcgtcaaaattttatatacttcacatctttgatttgtttggtttctcttctctttcttacCGAACtgagattatttttatttatttattatttgtcaAATTACCACCAGTTTGTTGGGTTCGGGCTACCGTTCAACGGTCAATATATTCATTTGTTGACGTTCTTGTTTTGTTGTTAGGATTTAGGTGCTGACTTTTCGAAGCTGAACTAGCTTTAAACGTGGATCGTTTAGGTAGTAACCGTGGGAAAATAGATGTAACTAGGGCCAACATAGTAAGCACCATTTTAAGaaagtagatatatataaatacccatttaataaataatatcaaataatttctaccttagattaaatatttaaaaagctACATCTGAACATATACAAAGAAATATTATGAACagaaatttcaaaattgtatGGTTTAAATATACATGTAACTAAGGTTCGAATACACCCCACCCTAACTGAACCATAAGGAAGATGGTAGTTTAATGGTATACGGACTTTAGGTTGGTAAGTAATTTGGGTTCAAAAACACACTATTGCGTTTTACCTTGTGGTCATATGAATATGAGTTTATTTTATAGCCAATTTGAATATTCG
The sequence above is drawn from the Raphanus sativus cultivar WK10039 chromosome 7, ASM80110v3, whole genome shotgun sequence genome and encodes:
- the LOC108814276 gene encoding protein BONZAI 2 isoform X1, with amino-acid sequence MGSCWSDGKGGGRGGGGMVGVCGTTSGCPNDAVDYYLKSRGFNGLFSQIELSFSASNLRDGDVISKSDAMVVVYTKGRDGITLSELFRSEVVLNSLNPKWIKKLTLSFQFELVQTLLFRVYDIDTQFQNSREEMLKLDEQQFLGEATCALSEIITKSNRTVALELMRKESVAATAQPQNYGKLVVHAEESLASKTTTEIVLRCLHLEPMDHFSKSDPFLVISKMVEHGSPIPVSKTEVLKNDANPVWKPVFLSVQQVGSKDSPLVIECLDFNGNGNHSLIGYKIEKSLAELEKLHVSGQGINLLLPTGVGHKHEDKALKSQISVDKFTETVQHTFLEYLASGFELNFMVAIDFTASNGNPRLPDSLHYIDPTGRLNAYQRAIVEVGEVLQFYDTDKKFPAWGFGARPIDIPVSHCFNLNGSSTYCEVDGIQGIMNAYNGALFNVSFAGPTLFGPVINAASTIASESLAQNSRRYYVLLIITDGVITDLQETRDALVSASDLPLSILIVGVGGADYKEMEVLDGDKGERLESSSGRVASRDVVQFVALKDIQYGEVSVVEALLAELPSQFLAYMKNRNITPTTTTTTSAS
- the LOC108814276 gene encoding protein BONZAI 2 isoform X2, with the protein product MGSCWSDGKGGGRGGGGMVGVCGTTSGCPNDAVDYYLKSRGFNGLFSQIELSFSASNLRDGDVISKSDAMVVVYTKGRDGITLSELFRSEVVLNSLNPKWIKKLTLSFQFELVQTLLFRVYDIDTQFQNSREEMLKLDEQQFLGEATCALSEIITKSNRTVALELMRKESVAATAQPQNYGKLVVHAEESLASKTTTEIVLRCLHLEPMDHFSKSDPFLVISKMVEHGSPIPVSKTEVLKNDANPVWKPVFLSVQQVGSKDSPLVIECLDFNGNGNHSLIGKVEKSLAELEKLHVSGQGINLLLPTGVGHKHEDKALKSQISVDKFTETVQHTFLEYLASGFELNFMVAIDFTASNGNPRLPDSLHYIDPTGRLNAYQRAIVEVGEVLQFYDTDKKFPAWGFGARPIDIPVSHCFNLNGSSTYCEVDGIQGIMNAYNGALFNVSFAGPTLFGPVINAASTIASESLAQNSRRYYVLLIITDGVITDLQETRDALVSASDLPLSILIVGVGGADYKEMEVLDGDKGERLESSSGRVASRDVVQFVALKDIQYGEVSVVEALLAELPSQFLAYMKNRNITPTTTTTTSAS